CGGGACCGCTGCCACCCCCTCGGGTCGTACCGGTTTCCCCCCACCCGGCGCGCGCCTACACTGACACCTCACGACGTGCTGGTTGACCTGCGAGAACGCTGCGGTGCGCCGAACCGACGGAGTGAGGAGCCACCCGTTGTTCTACTACCTGCTCAAATACGTCCTTCTCGGGCCGCTGCTCAGAGGCGTCTTCCGGCCCCGCATCGAGGGCCTGGAGCACGTGCCGGCATCGGGCCCGGCCATCGTCGCGGGCAACCATCTGTCGTTCTCGGACCACTTCCTGATGCCGGCGATCCTCAAGCGCCGGATCACCTTCCTGGCCAAGGCCGAGTACTTCACCGGCCCCGGCATCAAGGGCCGGCTGACCGCGGCGTTCTTCCGCAGCGCCGGGCAGATCCCGGTCGACCGCTCCGGCAAGGACGCCGGCCAGGCCGCGATCCGCGAGGGCCTGGGGGTGCTGCGCAAGGGTGAACTGCTCGGCATCTACCCGGAGGGCACCCGCTCGCACGACGGCCGCCTCTACAAGGGCAAGGTCGGCGTCGCGGTGATGGCCCTCAAGGCCGGCGTGCCGGTCGTCCCCTGCGCGATGATCGGCACCTTCGAGGCCCAGCCGCCGGGCAAGGTCGTCCCCCGCGTCCATCCCGTCGCCATCCGCTTCGGCAAACCCCTCGACTTCTCCCGCTACGCCGGCATGGAGAACGAGAAGGCCGTACTGCGCGCCGTCACCGACGAGATCATGTACGCCATCCTGACGCTCTCCGAGCAGGAGTACGTCGACCAGTACGCGGCCGTCGTCAAGGCGGAGGCCGCGGCGCGGACGGACCAGCGGGAGCGCAGGTTCCGGCGCATGCCGCTCAGCTGACGTCTGCTCAGGGCAGAGCACCATGGCCCGCGCGGCCGTCGCGGCATACGGTCGCCCCATGAAACGTGCTGTGGTGATCGGAGCGACGGGGCAGATCGGGCGCCCGGCGGTGCACGCGCTCGCGCGGGACGGCTGGGAGGTGACGGCCGCCTCGCGGGGCGGCGGACGGGACGAGACCTGGCCCGGGGAGGTACGGGCGGTACGGCTGGACCGGGACGACGACGCGGCGCTGGCCGCGGTGGTCGGCGACGGCTGCGACCTCGTGGTCGACGTCGTCGCCTACGGCGCGGAACACGCCCGGCAGTTGACGGGCCTGGCCGGGCGGATCGGCTCGGCCGTGGTGATCTCCAGCGTGTCGGTGTACGAGGACGACAACGGCCGCGGCTTCGACACCCAGGCCGAACCGGACGGCTTCCCCGTGTACCCGGTGCCCGTCCCGGAGAGCCAACGGACGGTGACGCCCGGCGAGGCGTCGTACAGCACCCGCAAGGCGGCCCTGGAACGCGAACTGCTCGCCGCGGGCGACCGGTTGCCCACCACGCTGCTGCGCGCCGGCGCGGTGCACGGCCCGCACTGCCGCACACCCCGCGAGCTGTACTTCGTCAAACGCAACCTCGACGGCCGCCGTCGGCGCGTCCTCGCCCACGGCGGGCGGAGCCGCTTCCACCCGGTGAGCGTGCACACCCTCGCCGAACTGATCCGGCTCGCGGCGGCCCGGCCCGGCTCGCGGGTCCTCAACGCCTGTGACGACGAGGCGCCACCGGTGCTGGAGATCGCGACCGCGATCGACGCCGTGATGGGGGTCGAGACGGAGACGGTGCTCGTCGACGGGCCTCCGCCGGTGCCGGGGGTGGGCGACAGCCCGTGGTCGGTCCCGGCACCGGTGGTCTGTGACATGT
This region of Streptomyces chromofuscus genomic DNA includes:
- a CDS encoding NAD-dependent epimerase/dehydratase family protein — translated: MVIGATGQIGRPAVHALARDGWEVTAASRGGGRDETWPGEVRAVRLDRDDDAALAAVVGDGCDLVVDVVAYGAEHARQLTGLAGRIGSAVVISSVSVYEDDNGRGFDTQAEPDGFPVYPVPVPESQRTVTPGEASYSTRKAALERELLAAGDRLPTTLLRAGAVHGPHCRTPRELYFVKRNLDGRRRRVLAHGGRSRFHPVSVHTLAELIRLAAARPGSRVLNACDDEAPPVLEIATAIDAVMGVETETVLVDGPPPVPGVGDSPWSVPAPVVCDMSAAQRELGYRPVVRHAATLPETVEWIERRLSGRDWREAYPKMFQAYGDLFDYAAEDAWFGEGRPAGPPATSDTV
- a CDS encoding lysophospholipid acyltransferase family protein, translated to MFYYLLKYVLLGPLLRGVFRPRIEGLEHVPASGPAIVAGNHLSFSDHFLMPAILKRRITFLAKAEYFTGPGIKGRLTAAFFRSAGQIPVDRSGKDAGQAAIREGLGVLRKGELLGIYPEGTRSHDGRLYKGKVGVAVMALKAGVPVVPCAMIGTFEAQPPGKVVPRVHPVAIRFGKPLDFSRYAGMENEKAVLRAVTDEIMYAILTLSEQEYVDQYAAVVKAEAAARTDQRERRFRRMPLS